The sequence below is a genomic window from Candidatus Aegiribacteria sp..
TATTATGGCTAATATTTTTAGAAGGGCCGAACCTTTTGGACCGACCCTGCATGATTGAAACTTGACCACTGAAAATGTGTTTAAAATGATTATGGGAAGTTATAAAATCACTTACTATTAATGTCCTGTGCACTTGACAACCCCTTATCAGACTATTACAAATTAGTATAAGTACTAATAAAGTTACCTGCTAAGCTGTGGTAGGAATCATGAAAAAGATATTAGCAGTTTATGTGTTATTTATTGTATGGGGGGGGCATCAGCCGACATAGCGTTTGAATCCACATCCATCCCGGGTGATGTTTCCATCGATACCGTTGAAGTGGAAGTAACAACATACCACGTAGTATCAGTAGCAGATTTCCCCCTGCTCATGTCAGGGGAATATGCAACAGGTGAAGAGCGAAATTTATTATTCCCGACAGGAAGAACATATTGTCGCTGGACAGACAGAGCTTGATCCGGGTTCTTACACTATTAAATTCCTCACATCAGAAATCCTCCCGGCAGGATTGTATACGGTAGTAATTAAAGGGGTTAACGAAGAGGAACTAATCCGCAGGGTAGTAGTTCTTCCTTAGGGAGATGGTTGAGATGAGATACAAATCAATAGTTACATCAGTTTTTCTGATAATTCCGTTCTTTATTGTCTCAAGTACAACTGCTGAGATATTTGAACCGGCATACACTTATTCGATTTCCGGATTACCTATTGATATTGAATCTGCCGATTTCAACAACGATGACTTGGAGGATTTTATTGTACTCAATGATTCAACCTTCTTAGTTCCATATATCGGTGGGTTAGGCTGGTACGAGGTATTTCTTTCCAATGGGGATTGCAGTTTCATAAGACTGGGTGCTGTACCTCTGGATACCACGGGAGTTGATATCTACCACTGGCAGGTGCTGACTGGTGATTTCAATGAGGATGGTAATGAAGACTTTCTTTTAATGAATATGGATTCAAAACTTTATGTTGGTGATGGAACAGGAGGATTCTCTGAATTCAATACCTATCAATGGACAGCACACAACGGATGTGTCGGAGATCTGAACAATGATGGTCACCTTGATATAGTAGGGGCTCCATTTGATACGTTACATCACAATCCATATCCTATATTTGTTTATGGGGATACAGTAAAAACCCTACTGGGAGATGGATTAGGAGGCTTTACTGAAGTGTGGACATACTACAGATCCTCTACATCCTGTCAGTTGGCGTATTTTGGTGAAACTGGAGTTGATTCAATATTGGATCTGTGTGTACCGATGGGCTGGGGATTCAGTGTATACCAGGGCAATGGTGATGGAAGTTTCGCCTATCCAGAGCAATACTTCGCATCAGCGGCATTTCAATACTACAGCACCTGCGGAGATTTTAATGAGGATGGTTATACTGATATTGCTGTTGCAGGAGACGCTGCAATGAGCGAATACTCAACATTCGTTTTTCTGAATCAACAAGATGGAACATTTCTACAGACAGGTGAAGAATACTTTTATGCTGAATGCATGATGAAGCAAATATCGACTGCCGATCTTGATTTGGATGGGCATTTGGATATTTCGGTTGTAGGAACGATTGCAGGTTATGGAGACGGAACATTCAATGGTTTTGAATATCTTTCTAATGGACCTGGTCAGAAATTCAAGATTGCAGATTTTGATCTTGATTCAGATCCGGATTATGTATTAATTACATACATGGCTTCAGATAATATGGCAGTTGTTGCAAGGAACACAACAATCACGCAGGGTTGCGAAGGAGAAACAGCAGGCTCCATAATGGATCTAGTTCTTGATATTGCTCCAAATCCCTTCTCCGGGCTCGTCAGTATTGAGGTTTCAGTATACTCCGATGATTCGGAGAATCTTCAGATATTTGACATATCCGGCAGGTTGGTCGCAGAACTTGAGTCTGTTTCAAGCGAAGGGGAAGCTGTTTTCCATTGGAATGGAGAATCGTCTTCGGGAGTTGAACTCCCTCCAGGTATTTATACAGCAAGGCTAAGTTCGGGAAATATAGTTGCCACTGCTTCACTGCTGAAACTGGAATGAAAGAGAAAACCAAGGGTGCCGGGCCTAACATCTAAACATTTTGTCCTATTATATTTATATTTGGTTTGTATTCTATCCAAGTTCTTGGGCGCTGTTCAAAAAATGGACCGGACCAAAAGGCCCGGCCCCTCAAAACACAGTAAAGATCAGAGACTCAGTAATTCCAGGATTGCTTCCGATCCATTGCCATTTCTGACCCTGACGAAGTAAACTCCCTGCGAGAGATCGTCTGATTCGCCAAACACATATGATCCGGAAAAGCTGTCTCCGGTTACCAGGCTGCCCCTTATATCGTAGATGCTTATGGTCGCCTGATTGTCGAAACCGGTTGCGGTGATAGTTACCTGGCCGGCAAACGGATTCGATGAAGCCTGGAGTTCCAGAGCGGTACCCTCGACAGAACTCTCGATACCTTCGGTAAGATCTATCTTGTATATGCAGTCGTTATCGGTATCGCTTACCCAGAGGTAGCCGTCGTCATCAATGGTTACTCCGCAGGCGCTGGGAATCAGCGTATTGTCAATGAAATCGATCATAGTGTTGCTTGTGTTGTAGAGTCTCAACGGAATACTGGTCCAGTCGGTGGCTACCCAGATGTTGCCTTCGGTGGTAATAGCGATATCTCTGGTCTGGCTCCCACCGGTGTAGTAGATGTAAGAATATCTGGAAGTGATCGATGGAGCCGTGTATCTGTAGGTTCTATTCTGATTCCGTGAACTGACATAAATACGGTAGTTATCTTTTGCTGCAAGTCCCGTCACCGACGAGACAGGGTTACCTCAACCACCGCACATGCTGACAACGCCGAGATAGCTGCCCCCGTAGGTGTACTTATAAACGTAACCATTGGTGCTGTTGTTCCAGGCTCCGATGTATACATAGTAATTTTCAACTGCAAGCCCGGTGGCTTCATAGCTTGAAGCTACGATCGTGGTGAAAGATCCAAGAACGTTACCCGATGCCGGATCGATCTTGAAAACTTCTTTCGTGAAAGCATCGACGGCCCATAGAGTGTCGTTTTCCCAGCCAAGACCGGCGATGTCCCCGGTTGGGGAGTCGAAAGTCTGTATGATGCTCTTGGCCGGCGCGATCGAAATAAGGACGATCGCGAAAGTGAGAGCGATTCTCATAATTTTTTCCTGCTTTCCTGATTCGTATACCCAATATGATTCATAAAGCATCAAATTCATACTATTATACAAGGAATAATTTCTTCCGTACAGTACACGGTACAGGAAAGCTCGGTTCTTTCTCCTGTTCAAAACTTGACTGCTAAACATATGTTTACTATTTTTGTTCTGCCAGTGGAGGAGGTGGAATATGGTAACCAGGTACGATGAGCCTGTTGAAATGATAGGCCATTTCGCCCGTGGGAAGGTGCAGCCCTGCCGGTTCAGGTGGCATGGTCATGTGTACCATATTGCTTCGGTCTCATCGCAATGGGAAAACCGCGAAGGGACATATCCCCTTTTTCATTACGTTGTACGTACCAGGGAAGAAGATGTGTACGAGCTTCACCTAAATATATCCGATCTCACCTGGACACTTGATTTCCACTATTCCGAGAACAGTTAGGGGGTACCCCCCTCCATATGCGTGTAATATTCCACATCGACATGGACACCTATTTTGTATCGGTTGAACGCCTTTCCTTTCCATGGCTTGAGGGAAAACCTGTGATTGTGGGAGGAAGAAACCTCAGGTCCGTTGTGGCTTCCTGCAGTTACGAAGCTCGCGCGGTGGGGGTAAGGTCCGGTATGCCGATGGTCAATGCCATGCGGCTCGCGCCGGATGCCGCCATAATTTCCGGAAGTCACGGAAGCTATGTTTCTTATACCAGAAGAATTCTGAAGATACTTCTCTCGTTTTCTCCCATAGTCGACCCAGCCAGCATCGATGAGGCGTTCATGGATGTAGCCGGCGTCATAGGCGACAGATCGCCCCTGGAGTTGGCTGAGCGTATACAGGAGGATATTCTAAAAAGTACCGGCCTCTGGGCCAGCATAGGCATCGCACGGAACAGATTTCTGGCCAAGATGGCTTCAAAAGAGGCAAAACCCAGGGGAATTGCGGAGCTTGAGCCGAATGATATTATCGGTTTTCCGGTAGGCAGGATATGGGGCGTAGGCCCCGCCACACAGAGGCGTTTTCTCAGCCTGGGAATAGAAAAAATAGCGGACCTGCGGAAATTCACCCGCCAGCAGCTCCGGGCCCTTCTGGGAAAACATGGCGAAAGCCTTTACTTTCTTTGCAGGGGTATCGATGATTCACCTGTTGTTCCCGGAGACCTTTCTCCACCGCCCCTTTCAATAAGCAACGAGCATACGTTCAGCACCGATGTCCTAAAGCCGCAGGAGTATCTTCCGGTGCTTGCTATGATGAGCCAGAAAGTAGCCCGCAGAGCACGCGATAAAGGGCTTGCAGGGAATGCCGTCACATTGAAGTACAGGCTCAGTAACATGCAGCGCCGCTCCAGGGTCCGCTCACTTGCAGAGTACACTGACAGCGCCAGAACAATTTACACTGCTGCCCGTTCCCTGGCCCACCTTGCGATCAGCTCCAGGATAAGGCTCATAGGAGTGTGCCTCAGTTCCCTTACAGATGAATCAGGGCGGCAACTTGAAATGTTCGGAGGCAGAACTGAAAAAATCGATAATACGATAGATCGTATCCGGCACCGCTACGGAGAGGGTGCGGTTACAGGCGGTAGAACAATTGCAAAGATCGATGTTTCATAAAAGATCAACTGCCATTTGTATGCTGATTATGATTTAAAGCTCTGTTTATCATGAATGAAACGTTTTCTAAGGTGTTTTTGCTGACTATTGTTATATCTGGATACTTGTTTTGCCAGACCCTGAATATTTCATCAGCGAATGCCTGCCCGACACTGGAAACTCCCTTGAAATCAAGGATAACAGTGTTGTATTTTTCCAGACCCGTTAATAATCTTCGAGCTTGGGAGCGGGAGAGATAATTCGTTTTGGTATCGTACAATTTGATGAAAACTTCTGTTGTACTGAAATTGTAGTGATTATCGCTATACCGGTTGAAAACGGTATCGAGCTTCTTCGTTGAATCCGTGCTTATTGAAAAAGTAATTCTTGTGCCTTTTATGTTCTTAACATTCCTTACAAAAATATCATTGATTAAATTATCAAAGATCAATTTCATCCGGGAACTCTGTATAACCAGTGTATTTCCAGCCTTCGAAGTGAAGAATATTCCCTCACCACTATGTGAAGCGGGATCTGTAGTCAGTTTTCCCTTGGTAAGATCCTGAATGGCATCTATTTCATTATCCAGATCGTATTTCTCTTTAATATTCTTATAAATACCAATACCATAATCTCTTATCTCAAAGTAAATACTTTCAGGCCGTCTTTTCATTATCATTGTAATTTTATCAGAACAGGAATGTTCAATTGCGTTATTGAGCATTTCACAGAAAGCGTATTCAATTATTACCGATACATTTTTAGCAAGTTCGCATAAGATACCTGTATTTTGCCTGATATCGGAAAATATTTCGTCTTCGTTCAAATCATTGTTAAGGAGAATCTTTCTTACATTCTTTATTGCTTTTCTTTCTTTCGTGACCCGTTTTTCAGTTGCTGGAATGTATCTGGCTCTGTTTGCTTTACCAATAAGAGTAAGCACTCCTTCTTCACGAAGTTCTCTGAAAAATCGATTCACATATGTACGCGAATAGCCCGTATCCCGAACTATTTCAGAAGCCCGAACGTTCCCATTTTTTTGCAATTTTTTTAATATCAGTGATCTGACATCCATATTACACTTCCCGTGGTTTACAGCTATATATAAATCCAAAATATTAAGTTGTAAACAAGGTGTAAATAATGGTCATGTTGTCAACTACACATGGAAAAGATATTATAAGTTGTAAACTCATTACTGACGGTTTCATGGCTATTTATTCTGTTCCATTGACTGACGAGACGTTACGGATAAGATTAAAATCATGTCAGTGATTGAATCCGGGAAGGAATTGCAAGGGTGAATTATGAACGCTGAGCTGCTGCAAAGTAAGACGGATCTGCAGGTGGGTACATCCGGATACAGTTTTCCCGATTGGGTCGGTCCTTTCTATCCTCCGAGTACTCAAAAAGGAAAGATGCTGGATTTCTACTCAGAACACTTTTCCTCTGTTGAGGTGAACAGCACATACTACAGGATAATGCATCCAAAGATTTCCTGGAACATGGTCAACAAAACACCCGACGATTTCCAGTTCATAGTTAAACT
It includes:
- a CDS encoding T9SS type A sorting domain-containing protein: MRYKSIVTSVFLIIPFFIVSSTTAEIFEPAYTYSISGLPIDIESADFNNDDLEDFIVLNDSTFLVPYIGGLGWYEVFLSNGDCSFIRLGAVPLDTTGVDIYHWQVLTGDFNEDGNEDFLLMNMDSKLYVGDGTGGFSEFNTYQWTAHNGCVGDLNNDGHLDIVGAPFDTLHHNPYPIFVYGDTVKTLLGDGLGGFTEVWTYYRSSTSCQLAYFGETGVDSILDLCVPMGWGFSVYQGNGDGSFAYPEQYFASAAFQYYSTCGDFNEDGYTDIAVAGDAAMSEYSTFVFLNQQDGTFLQTGEEYFYAECMMKQISTADLDLDGHLDISVVGTIAGYGDGTFNGFEYLSNGPGQKFKIADFDLDSDPDYVLITYMASDNMAVVARNTTITQGCEGETAGSIMDLVLDIAPNPFSGLVSIEVSVYSDDSENLQIFDISGRLVAELESVSSEGEAVFHWNGESSSGVELPPGIYTARLSSGNIVATASLLKLE
- a CDS encoding T9SS type A sorting domain-containing protein — encoded protein: MTGLAAKDNYRIYVSSRNQNRTYRYTAPSITSRYSYIYYTGGSQTRDIAITTEGNIWVATDWTSIPLRLYNTSNTMIDFIDNTLIPSACGVTIDDDGYLWVSDTDNDCIYKIDLTEGIESSVEGTALELQASSNPFAGQVTITATGFDNQATISIYDIRGSLVTGDSFSGSYVFGESDDLSQGVYFVRVRNGNGSEAILELLSL
- a CDS encoding DUF4325 domain-containing protein — protein: MLTLIGKANRARYIPATEKRVTKERKAIKNVRKILLNNDLNEDEIFSDIRQNTGILCELAKNVSVIIEYAFCEMLNNAIEHSCSDKITMIMKRRPESIYFEIRDYGIGIYKNIKEKYDLDNEIDAIQDLTKGKLTTDPASHSGEGIFFTSKAGNTLVIQSSRMKLIFDNLINDIFVRNVKNIKGTRITFSISTDSTKKLDTVFNRYSDNHYNFSTTEVFIKLYDTKTNYLSRSQARRLLTGLEKYNTVILDFKGVSSVGQAFADEIFRVWQNKYPDITIVSKNTLENVSFMINRALNHNQHTNGS
- the dinB gene encoding DNA polymerase IV, whose product is MRVIFHIDMDTYFVSVERLSFPWLEGKPVIVGGRNLRSVVASCSYEARAVGVRSGMPMVNAMRLAPDAAIISGSHGSYVSYTRRILKILLSFSPIVDPASIDEAFMDVAGVIGDRSPLELAERIQEDILKSTGLWASIGIARNRFLAKMASKEAKPRGIAELEPNDIIGFPVGRIWGVGPATQRRFLSLGIEKIADLRKFTRQQLRALLGKHGESLYFLCRGIDDSPVVPGDLSPPPLSISNEHTFSTDVLKPQEYLPVLAMMSQKVARRARDKGLAGNAVTLKYRLSNMQRRSRVRSLAEYTDSARTIYTAARSLAHLAISSRIRLIGVCLSSLTDESGRQLEMFGGRTEKIDNTIDRIRHRYGEGAVTGGRTIAKIDVS